The following are encoded together in the Clostridium sp. BJN0013 genome:
- a CDS encoding pro-sigmaK processing inhibitor BofA family protein — MVEYIGYFLIAIVGLYVIVKVFSWPIKILFKLIINAVLGVVLLIIVNLIGSYFGFSIGINAVTALIAGFLGIPGVIFLIIFKLFF; from the coding sequence ATGGTTGAATATATAGGGTATTTTTTAATTGCTATAGTGGGGTTATATGTTATTGTAAAAGTATTTTCATGGCCTATAAAAATATTATTTAAACTTATTATAAATGCAGTACTTGGTGTGGTGCTTTTAATAATTGTAAACTTAATAGGAAGCTATTTTGGATTTAGTATAGGAATTAATGCCGTTACTGCACTTATTGCAGGCTTTCTTGGGATACCGGGAGTAATATTTCTTATAATATTTAAATTATTTTTTTAG